The genomic interval GAACTGGCCGCTCAGGCGAAGCTCAGCCTGAAAGAGTATACCCGTCAGGTGATCCGGGCCTGTTATCTGGATGAGAGCGACCCCGTCGGAGAGTGGAAACGCATTTACAAGGAAGTAGGAAAAATCAAAAAATGGCTGAACGCGCTGCCCGTCAAAAGCTTTCATATCGAGGCGGACCATATCGATCTCCGGATCACACCCGGTGAATCAAGGAGATGGATCGGTATTTCCGGGCATAACATCCCCAGTTTTGAACTGTTCACGTCTCCGGACTGGCGGGGAACGGAAGGGACCTTCTACGCGAACCAGCCTTCCTATCGGAGCGGTAATTACGTTGAAGGGGTCAGGTTGTCCTTCGCGAAGGGCAACGTCGTAGATGTTCGAGCGGAGAGGGGGGATGAGTTTACGAAGAAACAGCTGGGGATGGACCCGGGAGCGAAACGGGTCGGCGAATTTTCCCTGACGGACCGCCGCTTCTCCCGGATCGACCGCTTCATGGCCGATACCCTCTTCGATGAAAACTACGGTGGCGAATACGGCAACACCCACATCGCCTTGGGGGCGTCCTACACGGATACCTTTTCCGGCGACATCTCGCAGATGGACAAAGCCTTAAAGAAAAAGCTGGGGTTCAACGATTCGGCCCTGCATTGGGATTTGGTCAACACCGAACGGAAAACCGTTACAGCGACGCTTAAAAACGGAAAGAAACTGGTTATTTACGACAACGGCCAGTTCCGCTGTTAATCGT from Deltaproteobacteria bacterium carries:
- a CDS encoding aminopeptidase: MMTQEQLEGYADVLLWGLKPARTKPLKKGDMVLLQYDLPALKLAEILFGRLLDLGLNPIQRLGMTTAMEKSFYEKADDRQLSFLSPGDKPTYEKLDGRIFLRAPESLTHLGGVDSRKIARAMIARKPLRELMEAREHQGLHGWTLCLFPTAELAAQAKLSLKEYTRQVIRACYLDESDPVGEWKRIYKEVGKIKKWLNALPVKSFHIEADHIDLRITPGESRRWIGISGHNIPSFELFTSPDWRGTEGTFYANQPSYRSGNYVEGVRLSFAKGNVVDVRAERGDEFTKKQLGMDPGAKRVGEFSLTDRRFSRIDRFMADTLFDENYGGEYGNTHIALGASYTDTFSGDISQMDKALKKKLGFNDSALHWDLVNTERKTVTATLKNGKKLVIYDNGQFRC